A window of Trueperaceae bacterium genomic DNA:
TCGCGACGTCGAGGCCGCTGCGCAGTCCCCCCGACGCGATCAGGGTCGCCCCCGGCGCCGCGGCGCGCGCCTCGCGCACGGCGCGGCGCGTGGGGATGCCCCACTCCGCGAGGTCCTCGCTACGGATCTCGCCCCAGCGGACCCACTGCTCGACGCGCGCCCAACTGGTGCCGCCGGCCCCCGCGACGTCGAACGCCGCGTAGCCGTGCCCGTCGAGGGTCGCGACGAGGTCGGCGGCGAGGCCGTGCCCGACCTCCTTGAGGAGCAACGGTCGACCGACCTCCGCGGGCAGCGTCCGCAGGGTCGGGACCAGCGCCCGGAAGTCGCCGTCGCCCCCCTCCTGCAGCGCCTCCTGCAGCGGGTTGGCGTGCAGCGCGAGGGCGTCGGCGCCGACCGCGTCGATCGCCCGCCGGATCGCGTCCGCGCCGTAGCCGCGGTTCAACTGCGCAACCCCGAGGTTCCCAAGGATCGGCACGTCCGGGGCGTGCGCCCGCACCGCGAACGTCGCGGTCGCCTCGGGCCGCTCCAGCATCACGCGTTGCGATCCCAGCATCATGCCGACGCCCACGCGTTGCGCCGCGATCGCCAGCCGCTCGTTCAACGTCGCGGAGAGGTCCGCCCCGCCGGTCATCGCACCGATCAACAGGGGCGCGGCGAGCGGACGGCGGAGGAAGGTCGTGCGGGGGTCGACGGTCGCCAGGTCGGTCTCGGGCAGCGCGCGGTAGGGCAGGTCGACCCGCTCGAAGCCGGTCGTCCGCGTGCGGTAGGCGACCGGCCCCGCGAGGCAGGCGTCGACGTGACGGCGTTTCCGGGTGGGGGCGTCGTCGGGCACCCGGTCACGCTACCGCGCGCGGCGGTAGGCTCGCCCGGTGAACGGTCGATCCCACCCCCCGCGCCGACGCGCACGCCGCGACGGCGTGCGCGTCGCGGTCGCGGCGCTCGCCCTCGCCGCGCTCGGGGCCTGCAGCCCCGGCGTCCCGTCCCCCTTCGCGCCGCCCCCCGGGGCGGCGCGGGTCGCCGCCGTCGTCGAGCGCTGCGACCTCGCCGGGCCCACCCCCGAGACGTGGACGGCGTGGTCGGAGGCGTGGATCGACGCCGCGGCGTCGGGCGCCGCGAAGGTGGACGCGTCGCGCGTCCTCGTGGGGCTGCGCCCGTCGCTCGGCCCGGCCGCGCGGGGCGCGACCGCCGCGTCGGCCGAGACGGTGGCGGCGCGGCACGGCCTCACGCTGGAGGCGCCCCGCGGCGGCGGCCCCCTCACCCCCCTTGGGGCGCGCGCCGCGCGCGCTTCGAGCGGCGCGGTCCGCATGCGCGTCGCCGCGGGCGACGCCCCCGCCGCCGCGGCGCGGCGGCTGCTGGACGACCCGGCGGTGGCGTACGCCCACCCCGACCCGATCGCGACCCCGATCCGGCCCGCCCGGGACGCCCCGGGCGGGTCCACCCCTCCGGAGGCGTCGGGCGCGGCGTTCCCGACCGATCCGTTGCTGTCCGCGCAGTGGCACCTGACCGACTTCGGGGCGCCGCAGGCGTGGCGCACCGAGCGCGGCTCGTCGCGCGTCACGGTCGCGGTGATCGACGGCGGGATCGACCTCGACCACCCCGACCTCGCCGCCCGCCTCGACGCCGGGTGGGACGTGTACGACGGCGACGACGACCCGTCCGGGATCGACGATCACGGGACGCACGTCGCGGGCATCGTCGCCGCGGTCGGCGGCAACGGCGTCGGCGGGCGCGGCGTGGCGCCCGAGGGCGTTCGGGTCCTGCCGGTGAAGGTCTTCGACGACCGGGGCGAAAGCCGCAAGGGCATGGGGTCGGCGAGCGACGTCGCCGACGCCGTCCGGTGGGTGGCGGGCCTCCCGGTCGACGGCCTCCCCCGCCGCGCGGCGCCGGTGGACGTCGCGAACCTCAGCTTGGGGTTCGAGGGAACCACCACGCCGATCCCCGCGATCGAGGCGGCGCTCCGCGACGCGCGCGCGGCCGGCGTGGTGGCCTTCGCCGCCACGGGCAACCTGCGCTCCGGGGAGCCGCGCGACCGGGCCGGGAGCGGCGTCCTGGCGCCCGCCAACGGCCCGTGCGCCGTCGCGGTCGGGAGCCTCGATGCGTCCCTCGCCCGCAGCGCCTTCTCGCGCTACTTCGCGACGCCCCCGACGGGGGGCGCGCACGGCGTCGATCTGGTCGCCCCGGGCGGCGTCGGTCCGGGCGGGGACGGGGTGTGGTCGACCGTCGCGAACGGCGGGTACGAGGCGCTCCAGGGCACCTCGATGGCGACGCCGTTCGTCGCCGGCGTCGCGGCCCTGCTGGCGTCGGACGACCCGACGCTCGCCGGCGACGCCCTGCTGACCGCCGTCCTCCGGGCCGCGGCCCGCCCGACCGACGCCGACCCGGACGCCGTCGGGCTCGGCGTGCCCTGCCCCGACGCGGCGCTGGGCGTCGGAACGCGCTGCGGGACGGCGTGGACCGCGCCCTGGGAGTGACCCCATGGAGGCATGCGCATGGACCTGACCCTCGACCGTGACCACCCGCGCTTGGGCGCCACCCCCGCTGCGCTGGAGGGGCTGTACGCCGGCCCCGCGAGCCCGCTCCCCGGCGCGCCGGCGGCCCGCCACGAGGCGGCGGAGGCGGCGCTCGCGGCGTACGACGTCCGCCGCTACGCATCGACGCGCAACCACCTCGAGGGGAACGTCTCGCGGCTGAACCCGTACGTCACGTGGGGGGTGCTGAGCCTCCGCGAGGTGCTGGCGTCGGTCC
This region includes:
- a CDS encoding S8 family serine peptidase, which codes for MNGRSHPPRRRARRDGVRVAVAALALAALGACSPGVPSPFAPPPGAARVAAVVERCDLAGPTPETWTAWSEAWIDAAASGAAKVDASRVLVGLRPSLGPAARGATAASAETVAARHGLTLEAPRGGGPLTPLGARAARASSGAVRMRVAAGDAPAAAARRLLDDPAVAYAHPDPIATPIRPARDAPGGSTPPEASGAAFPTDPLLSAQWHLTDFGAPQAWRTERGSSRVTVAVIDGGIDLDHPDLAARLDAGWDVYDGDDDPSGIDDHGTHVAGIVAAVGGNGVGGRGVAPEGVRVLPVKVFDDRGESRKGMGSASDVADAVRWVAGLPVDGLPRRAAPVDVANLSLGFEGTTTPIPAIEAALRDARAAGVVAFAATGNLRSGEPRDRAGSGVLAPANGPCAVAVGSLDASLARSAFSRYFATPPTGGAHGVDLVAPGGVGPGGDGVWSTVANGGYEALQGTSMATPFVAGVAALLASDDPTLAGDALLTAVLRAAARPTDADPDAVGLGVPCPDAALGVGTRCGTAWTAPWE
- the fni gene encoding type 2 isopentenyl-diphosphate Delta-isomerase yields the protein MPDDAPTRKRRHVDACLAGPVAYRTRTTGFERVDLPYRALPETDLATVDPRTTFLRRPLAAPLLIGAMTGGADLSATLNERLAIAAQRVGVGMMLGSQRVMLERPEATATFAVRAHAPDVPILGNLGVAQLNRGYGADAIRRAIDAVGADALALHANPLQEALQEGGDGDFRALVPTLRTLPAEVGRPLLLKEVGHGLAADLVATLDGHGYAAFDVAGAGGTSWARVEQWVRWGEIRSEDLAEWGIPTRRAVREARAAAPGATLIASGGLRSGLDVAKAIASGADLAAVAAPLLEPATRSVDAVEAVLRRFIGELRVAMHGAGAPDLAALRRIEPVPREDRT